A single window of Bombus pascuorum chromosome 1, iyBomPasc1.1, whole genome shotgun sequence DNA harbors:
- the LOC132914848 gene encoding protein mesh isoform X3 translates to MYWYFDKGGSDDEGDYQSEIQASTPQVHKNFNFQLPFFGFRFNYTRVSMNGFLEFSDPPIHYTYPLVFPIKDWPKKNDPSFIGIFFSKCRIGEIRPTDIDQRRPGVYFRLERDLQRRTDQFGVEMRERLKWDIREGIIGTDAFDPKHAVIVTWKNMSFTGGIDNSLYNTNTFQMVLATDEVNTYAIFNYLNIQWSSHTEAGGDTMYGEGGVPALVGFNAGNGTRSYEYKPYSQMSTIRDLTGRGWANGFPGRHMFRIDENIMPAVCNKDISGANLPLVFAPESGNMLGGTIVNITGPCFNETEKIRCMFESEWVIGTVVDRNRAICVQPFVKAQGYIRFAISIGDSKTYNWKGKYFIETPATATEKIFVSNSVHEAYPAEIKITWDRYNLTSNLNAGVQISLWGYRETKTTPEFEYITNLEGAYTNLGSYIIRPAAYRDLSNPYQQDMTFGFLQLNLTDPQQQTGLNITPSLWSRPIPLAWYFAPQWERGYGSKWPQRLCDKWIMNDRYLKNFAAEISLCPCTLKHALNDKGRFLPDYDCDKDSNLDCMYNLHAHHCVRTGAPNMDGSEQQCCYDKNGYLMLTYDQQWGSRPHRSHNLGYYPWDEANKVPTLSHWYHDIIPFYMCCMWQEEHSVGCETFRFERRPSQDCIAYQSPAIATVFGDPHIATFDGLEYTFNGKGEFVLVRVNNLKDKLDVQGRFEQLPNNVYGEVRATQLTSVAARGNNSATIEVRLRPKHSQWRYRLDVFANNRRVYFDRPSIKFQHFTGVVVYTPTYILNQSEVIIMFDTGAGVEVIENEGYMSARVYLPWTYLNKTSGLFGKWNFDIADDLTNPDGQQVSASNLNHFEAVHKDFAIHWMLEDKEDDDKGGPLFTREFGRTASYYSNRTFEPEWRKTPAEILPSNRSYDIQRAADLCGQSYQCQYDYAMSLNRDMAHFTKNYYNTYTEIRDININERVVSCGVLETPRFGRKSNFFFVPGTKVTFECNQDFILVGDQRRVCTPEGRWNVPEYGYTECLRQIEYAQRTAWTTMGIICAVFIPVIACVAGAFFYIRKNQAQESSLKSWRYSERGSGVDNDSTLLSRLKSFDRPISPVSDTSTSSSMIKKPHSYDKVYRTHEPLPNRPDIDFEEKDWDLKEPTSLTESEKSATDSTRKTGSPSKESDV, encoded by the exons ATGTATTGGTACTTCGACAAGGGTGGTAGCGATGACGAAGGCGATTATCAAAGCGAAATCCAAGCTTCGACGCCACAAGTACacaagaatttcaattttcaattaccaTTCTTTGGCTTCAGATTCAATTACACCAGA gTATCAATGAATGGTTTTCTAGAATTTAGCGATCCTCCGATACATTATACGTATCCTCTAGTATTCCCGATCAAAGATTGGCCAAAGAAGAACGATCCTAGTTTTAtaggaatatttttcagtaaaTGTCGTATAGGAGAAATAAGACCAACCGACATAGATCAGAGGAGACCCGGTGTATACTTTAG ATTGGAACGAGATTTACAAAGGAGAACAGATCAATTTGGCGTCGAAATGCGTGAACGCCTTAAATGGGATATCCGCGAAGGAATTATTGGTACAGATGCCTTCGACCCTAAACACGCAGTCATAGTAACGTGGAAAAATATGTCCTTCACCGGTGGTATCGATAATTCCCTTTACAACACGAACACGTTTCAAATGGTCCTGGCTACAGATGAAGTGAACACCTACGCAATATTTAATTACCTGAATATTCAATGGAGCAGTCACACGGAAGCTGGTGGTGATACAATGTATGGAGAAGGTGGAGTCCCAGCACTT GTCGGTTTTAACGCTGGAAATGGCACACGAAGCTACGAATACAAGCCCTACTCTCAAATGTCGACGATTCGTGATTTGACCGGAAGAGGATGGGCGAACGGTTTTCCAGGACGTCATATGTTTAGGATAGATGAAAACATAATGCCTGCAGTTTGCAATAAAGATATTT CTGGAGCAAATTTACCTCTTGTGTTTGCACCCGAAAGCGGAAACATGTTAGGCGGTACCATCGTGAATATTACTGGTCCGTGTTTTAACGAGACTGAGAAAATTCGATGTATGTTCGAAAGTGAATGGGTGATAGGTACTGTAGTGGACAGAAACCGAGCGATATGTGTTCAACCGTTTGTGAAGGCACAAGGATATATTCGATTCGCGATTAGCATCGGTGACAGTAAAACATACAATTGGaagggaaaatatttcattg AAACTCCAGCTACAGCGACCGAGAAAATCTTTGTGTCCAATAGCGTTCACGAAGCATATCCagctgaaataaaaattacttggGATCGATACAATTTAACCAGCAATTTGAACGCGGGAGTACAAATATCTTTGTGGGGATATCGTGAGACGAAAACTACTCCCGAATTTGAATATATCACTAATTTGGAG GGAGCATATACGAATTTGGGCAGCTATATTATAAGACCAGCAGCATACCGTGACTTAAGCAATCCTTATCAGCAAGACATGACTTTCGGTTTTCTCCAGCTCAATTTAACAGATCCACAGCAACAAACTGGCCTTAACATCACGCC GAGCCTATGGAGTAGACCAATTCCATTAGCCTGGTACTTTGCTCCACAATGGGAAAGAGGATATGGATCAAAATGGCCTCAACGACTTTGCGACAAGTGGATCATGAACGatagatatttgaaaaatttcgcgGCGGAAATATCCCTGTGTCCGTGTACCTTGAAACACGCGTTAAATGACAAAGGTCGTTTCCTTCCGGATTACGATTGCGATAAAGATTCGAATTTGGATTGCATGTATAATCTGCATGCGCATCATTGTGTGAGAACAGGGGCGCCAAA CATGGACGGTTCTGAGCAGCAATGTTGCTACGATAAAAATGGTTATTTAATGTTGACTTACGATCAGCAATGGGGTTCGAGACCACATAGATCCCACAACTTAGGATACTATCCATGGGACGAGGCGAACAAAGTACCAACTCTTTCTCATTGGTACCACGACATAATACCATTCTACATGTGTTGTATGTGGCAAGAAGAACACTCAGTCGGTTGCGAAACGTTCAGATTTGAAAGACGACCAAGTCAAGATTGTATCGCTTATCAGTCTCCAGCTATCGCGACGGTGTTTGGTGATCCTCATATTGCGACATTCGATGGCTTGGAATATACCTTTAATGGAAAGGGAGAGTTCGTTTTAGTACGTGTGAATAATCTGAAAGATAAGCTTGACGTGCAAGGAAGATTCGAGCAGTTACCGAATAACGTGTACGGTGAAGTTAGGGCTACGCAATTGACATCTGTAGCgg CAAGAGGAAATAATTCAGCAACCATAGAAGTTCGATTAAGGCCAAAACACTCGCAATGGAGATATCGCCTCGATGTCTTCGCCAATAATCGTCGAGTATACTTTGATAGGCCATCCATAAAATTCCAGCACTTTACCGGCGTTGTTGTTTATACACCCACGTACATTTTAAATCAGAGTGAAGTGATCATCATGTTTGATACTGGTGCAGGTGTAGAAGTAATCGAAAACGAAGGATACATGTCAGCCAGAGTTTATTTACCCTGGACGTACTTG AATAAAACCAGTGGTCTATTTGGAAAATGGAACTTTGACATTGCGGACGACTTGACAAATCCGGATGGACAACAAGTATCAGCGTCCAATTTGAACCACTTTGAGGCTGTACATAAAGACTTTGCAATTCATTGGATGTTGGAAGATAAAGAAGACGACGATAAAGGAGGCCCATTATTTACCAGAGAATTCGGCAGAACTGCGAGTTATTATTCCAATAGAACCTTCGAGCCCGAGTGGCGTAAGACGCCTGCAGAGATACTACCTTCAAACAG GTCGTACGATATACAACGAGCTGCTGATCTCTGTGGACAATCATATCAGTGTCAATATGACTACGCAATGTCGCTCAATCGTGATATGGCTCATTTcacgaaaaattattacaatacgTACACTGAAATAAGGGATATCAATATAAATGAACGAG tgGTATCATGCGGTGTATTGGAGACACCACGTTTCGGACGTAAGAGTAACTTCTTCTTCGTGCCAGGTACAAAGGTAACTTTTGAATGCAATCAGGACTTTATATTGGTTGGCGATCAACGACGTGTATGCACCCCCGAAGGTCGTTGGAACGTACCGGAGTACGGATATACGGAGTGTCTGC gTCAGATCGAGTATGCTCAGCGTACAGCATGGACAACAATGGGCATTATTTGCGCCGTTTTCATTCCTGTAATAGCGTGTGTTGCTGGTGCCTTTTTTTATATACGAAAGAATCAAGCGCAGGAAAGTTCCTTGAAATCGTGGCGTTATTCCGAACGCGGTTCTGGTGTTGACAATGATTCAACATTGCTTTCTCGGTTAAAATCATTCGATAGACCAATTTCACCAGTTAGCGACACTAGCACTAGTTCGAGTATGATTAAAAAGCCTCATTCTTATGACAAAGTTTATCGTACACACGAGCCTTTACCTAACAGACCAGATATTGATTTTGAGGAGAAAGATTGGGATCTAAAAGAACCCACTTCTCTGACAGAATCGGAAAAAAGTGCAACAGACTCTACTAGAAAAACTGGAAGTCCCAGTAAAGAAAGTGACGtctaa